A genome region from Trichosurus vulpecula isolate mTriVul1 chromosome 5, mTriVul1.pri, whole genome shotgun sequence includes the following:
- the LOC118849748 gene encoding interferon gamma-like, producing the protein MNYSRYFFASCLCIVLGYSQATLREDLTTLTRYFNDNVSSNISENGTLFLNMMDRWKEDGDKKIIMSQIVRVYFKIFEVLKDNTIIKKSMENIKEDMIMKFFPNNTASKVSDFEAVINTQVNDLNVQKKAIFELPFIMKDLSYKPHLRRKRRQYRNQREIKQ; encoded by the exons ATGAATTATTCAAGATACTTCTTTGCATCCTGCCTTTGCATCGTGTTGGGTTATTCTCAAGCTACTCTAAGAGAAGACCTAACAACTCTTACGAGATACTTT aATGACAATGTATCATCTAATATATCTGAAAATGGGACTCTTTTCTTGAACATGATGGACCGTTGGAAAGAG GATGGCGACAAGAAAATCATAATGAGCCAAATTGTCAGAGTTTATTTCAAAATCTTCGAAGTCCTCAAAGACAACACCATCATCAAGAAAAGCATGGAGAACATCAAAGAGGATATGATCATGAAATTCTTCCCTAACAACACTGCCAGCAAAGTTAGTGACTTTGAAGCAGTCATCAACACTCAG GTGAATGACCTCAACGTCCAAAAGAAAGCTATATTTGAACTACCCTTTATCATGAAGGATCTCTCATACAAACCTCAtctaaggagaaaaagaagacagtaCAGAAACCAAAGAGAAATCAAACAGTAG